The following proteins are encoded in a genomic region of Populus nigra chromosome 16, ddPopNigr1.1, whole genome shotgun sequence:
- the LOC133675312 gene encoding uncharacterized protein LOC133675312: MQARSPLITLSPSSPSFNSYSSSKLAEIAARVVLEFTSESDQPEDSNNNIFSWRVHEGEENNHPQNDNELGENDHEEEEDDDDDFEFAVLSKPEPQFSPISADDIFYNGQIRPFYPLFNTKLLLDDQESLPKSKTATNTQDNKKPNRLPLKKLFYEDRETFSCSSSEADDIDSAEPGTYCVWTAKKEEGSLGSCKKSSSTGSNSKRWKFKDLLHRSNSDGKDTFVFLTPNSKKSGGHKRFGSDDHDGKNNNKNINKESTEKRKEVKGAGSLFQLQQQYYVKGKEGDKRRSYLPYRPDLVGFMSNVKGVGRNIHPF; encoded by the coding sequence ATGCAAGCCAGAAGTCCTCTAATCACCCTCTCTCCAAGCTCTCCAAGCTTCAACTCCTATTCTTCAAGCAAGCTAGCAGAAATTGCAGCAAGAGTCGTCCTGGAATTCACTAGCGAATCAGACCAACCAGAGGACTCTAACAACAACATTTTCTCTTGGCGAGTGCATGAAGGGGAAGAAAACAACCACCCCCAGAACGACAACGAATTGGGCGAAAACGACcacgaggaggaggaggacgaCGACGACGACTTCGAGTTTGCAGTTCTAAGCAAGCCAGAACCACAATTCTCTCCAATTTCAGCTGATGATATCTTTTACAACGGCCAAATCAGACCCTTCTATCCCTTATTTAACACCAAGTTACTCTTAGACGACCAAGAATCCCTACCCAAATCCAAGACTGCAACCAACACTCAGGATAACAAGAAACCAAATAGATTACCCCTCAAGAAGCTCTTCTACGAGGACCGTGAAACgttttcttgttcttcatcGGAAGCTGACGATATAGACAGTGCAGAACCTGGGACTTACTGTGTGTGGACAGCAAAGAAGGAAGAGGGATCTCTAGGGAGCTGCAAGAAGAGCAGCTCTACCGGGTCTAATTCAAAGAGATGGAAGTTTAAAGACTTGCTGCACAGGAGCAATAGCGATGGTAAAGACACTTTTGTGTTCTTGACGCCTAATAGCAAGAAGAGTGGCGGCCATAAGAGATTTGGTAGTGATGATCATGacggtaaaaataataataaaaatattaataaagagagtacagagaaaaggaaagaagtgaAAGGAGCCGGAAGTTTATTTCAACTTCAACAACAGTACTATGTGAAGGGTAAAGAAGGTGATAAACGCCGGTCGTATTTGCCTTACCGGCCAGATTTGGTGGGTTTTATGTCTAACGTTAAAGGGGTGGGCAGGAATATTCATCCATTTTGA